A DNA window from Clavibacter sepedonicus contains the following coding sequences:
- a CDS encoding phospholipase D family protein — protein sequence MFTFQHGSDQSETLLRALSLEARGAVSGGGVFAWTTTYGATAFFSDPEIAQLLKLRTFRLIVGTDAITDVAAIRKLQQLSADHPHLQVEALVNPTSSLFHPKFAWFQHVTHTSLIVGSGNLTRGGLLSNWEAFTAIRIQNEDEATALGQISQFFQNQAANIRNLDDPDVLARVANNSGSERRLKHEAARVVSAEPDKVVSDSASVFITEIPKSGNRWSQVNINRASFESFFGVQAVHSRQLLFQQVLASGELGDAESRKSVVVKSQNYRFELSAARGLEYPPTGRPIAVFVKIDNDQIVYSLVMPSQSVHSELDAYLNATGPNRIDRMRKVRCTGIELRRAIPSLPLLQATLPDA from the coding sequence GTGTTCACTTTCCAGCATGGCAGCGATCAAAGCGAAACGCTTCTTCGGGCCTTATCACTCGAAGCCCGCGGGGCCGTAAGCGGAGGTGGAGTATTCGCTTGGACCACGACATATGGAGCGACAGCATTTTTTAGCGATCCAGAAATCGCCCAACTGCTTAAGCTCAGAACGTTTCGTTTGATCGTCGGTACGGACGCCATCACCGACGTCGCCGCGATCAGAAAGCTGCAGCAGCTTTCCGCAGATCACCCACACTTGCAAGTGGAGGCGCTCGTCAACCCGACGTCTTCACTTTTCCACCCGAAATTCGCGTGGTTCCAGCACGTCACACACACGTCGCTCATAGTAGGTTCGGGGAATCTGACTAGGGGCGGCCTGTTGTCAAACTGGGAAGCCTTCACTGCAATCCGTATTCAAAATGAAGACGAAGCCACAGCGCTTGGCCAAATTTCGCAATTCTTTCAGAACCAAGCAGCAAATATTCGCAACCTCGACGATCCAGATGTCCTCGCCCGGGTAGCGAATAATAGCGGAAGCGAGCGTAGACTGAAGCACGAGGCCGCCCGAGTGGTCAGCGCCGAACCGGACAAAGTCGTCTCCGACAGCGCCAGCGTCTTCATTACCGAAATTCCGAAATCAGGAAATAGGTGGAGTCAAGTCAACATTAACCGAGCTAGCTTTGAATCGTTTTTTGGCGTACAAGCCGTACACTCGCGACAGCTTCTCTTTCAACAAGTTCTTGCATCTGGCGAACTCGGTGATGCAGAAAGCCGCAAGTCCGTAGTCGTTAAAAGCCAAAATTACCGGTTTGAATTATCCGCAGCGCGGGGGCTCGAGTACCCGCCAACGGGACGACCGATCGCAGTATTTGTTAAGATCGACAATGATCAAATTGTTTACTCTTTGGTAATGCCATCGCAATCCGTGCATAGTGAATTAGATGCGTATCTAAACGCCACAGGGCCTAATCGGATAGATAGAATGCGCAAAGTGCGATGCACGGGCATAGAACTAAGGCGCGCCATCCCGTCCCTCCCGCTACTTCAAGCAACCCTGCCCGACGCCTAG
- a CDS encoding DNA adenine methylase encodes MRPIHYLGNKTRYLAEISSAVESVASPGKVAVDLFSGSGVVARSLAQERPVLASDVQHYSAILSSALCKSRHQDMLYAAPIISKATDWLGSLGNELTDLLKYEDDALASVSQNPDAYADYVEKGIIASGDLKTSAYSRLLSRAASVLEAAGGTVSRYYGGAYFSFRQALEIDALSAAIKYERSSPGGDTFLAALLGSASDSVGTVGNHFAQPMRLRDRVGVLKMAAIQRSVANRTASAFNLFEKKLSQYNDLTPTAYECTTAVGDYRDILSALKRNTSVIYADPPYTRDHYSRFYHVLETIALGDDPGVASAPGSSSPSRGLYRKERHQSPFSIRSQASKAFEDLFSLARQKEAAIVLSYSPQGQGTKARPNTRLISIDELVQIAKVHFAKVDVMRIEKSVHSKFNATRFNGVAAPQAEVMISASL; translated from the coding sequence ATGAGGCCAATTCACTACCTGGGTAATAAGACGCGCTATTTAGCTGAAATTTCGTCCGCGGTAGAGAGCGTCGCTTCGCCCGGTAAAGTTGCGGTAGACCTGTTTTCCGGCAGTGGTGTTGTCGCACGCTCACTTGCGCAGGAGCGCCCAGTGCTCGCATCCGATGTTCAGCATTATTCAGCGATTCTCTCCTCGGCTCTTTGTAAGTCGCGTCACCAAGACATGCTTTACGCAGCCCCAATTATTAGCAAGGCAACCGACTGGCTTGGTTCTCTTGGTAACGAGCTCACTGACCTTCTGAAGTACGAAGACGACGCGCTTGCATCTGTGAGTCAAAACCCTGACGCGTATGCAGACTATGTCGAAAAAGGCATAATTGCGAGCGGCGACTTGAAGACATCCGCCTATTCGAGACTCTTATCGCGAGCGGCATCTGTTTTGGAGGCGGCGGGAGGGACGGTATCGCGGTACTACGGAGGGGCATATTTCTCTTTTCGGCAAGCTTTAGAAATTGATGCACTATCCGCGGCAATAAAGTATGAGCGTTCAAGTCCAGGCGGCGACACATTTTTGGCTGCCCTGTTGGGTAGCGCAAGTGACAGCGTTGGGACCGTGGGCAATCACTTCGCCCAACCAATGCGTCTCAGAGACAGGGTTGGTGTCCTCAAGATGGCCGCTATTCAGCGTAGCGTGGCCAACCGAACCGCATCGGCCTTTAACTTATTCGAAAAGAAATTATCACAATATAACGATTTAACACCGACGGCATACGAATGCACCACAGCAGTCGGCGATTATCGAGACATCCTTTCTGCCTTAAAACGAAACACAAGTGTGATTTACGCCGATCCGCCTTACACGCGCGATCACTACAGTCGTTTTTACCACGTCCTTGAGACGATTGCGCTTGGTGATGATCCCGGAGTTGCAAGTGCGCCCGGATCAAGCTCCCCCAGCCGCGGGCTGTATCGCAAGGAGCGGCATCAAAGCCCGTTTAGTATTCGCTCTCAGGCTTCAAAGGCCTTCGAGGATCTCTTTAGTTTGGCGCGACAGAAAGAGGCAGCAATTGTACTGTCGTACTCGCCCCAGGGACAGGGGACCAAGGCTCGGCCAAACACGCGCTTGATCTCGATCGACGAACTCGTGCAAATCGCTAAGGTGCACTTCGCTAAGGTAGATGTTATGCGCATTGAAAAGTCAGTGCATAGTAAGTTCAATGCAACGCGTTTTAACGGAGTCGCTGCCCCTCAGGCCGAAGTAATGATTAGCGCAAGTCTCTAG
- a CDS encoding site-specific DNA-methyltransferase has product MTTEHVAADDQGVLPLDRAVEVDAKPIEDAPEQNEVPATHIAVAGALMVGDASSALRVLHADPERLESIKLCYLDPPYNTGETFRHYSDKRDSNEWISELRGHLTALIPLLAPDASVWLHLDDSEQHRARVVMDEVFGREAFVSTIIWQKRKSRDNRKAFSSMHDYIHVYALSGPKSWKRVRHGLPDQGTFANPDNDPRGPWRSAPMSVQAGHATQNQFYTVVTPSGARHDPPPGRCWTFSKMRLEELVRDGRVYWPRGGAGKPRLKRYESESGGLAPFTIWTADEVGDTASAKKELLRDFPGGPVFDTPKPEKLLERIIKIGSDPGDTVLDYYLGSGTTAVVAQRLGRNWIGVEQNESVVEEYVIPRLRRGSVVLREVLWRVTNVW; this is encoded by the coding sequence ATGACGACCGAACATGTTGCGGCAGACGATCAAGGTGTGCTTCCTCTGGATCGCGCAGTCGAGGTCGATGCCAAACCAATAGAAGATGCGCCTGAGCAAAACGAGGTGCCCGCTACTCACATAGCCGTTGCTGGAGCACTGATGGTGGGCGACGCAAGTTCGGCCCTTCGGGTACTGCATGCCGATCCCGAGCGGCTTGAAAGTATCAAACTTTGCTACCTCGACCCTCCCTACAACACTGGAGAAACTTTTCGACACTACAGCGACAAGCGTGATTCTAATGAATGGATTTCTGAATTACGTGGTCACCTAACTGCGCTTATACCGCTACTAGCGCCAGACGCAAGCGTGTGGTTGCACCTAGATGACTCCGAGCAACACCGCGCTCGAGTCGTCATGGACGAAGTGTTTGGGCGCGAGGCTTTCGTCTCTACGATAATTTGGCAAAAGCGCAAGAGCCGGGATAATCGCAAGGCCTTCAGCTCGATGCACGACTATATACACGTTTATGCTTTGAGTGGACCGAAGTCATGGAAGCGCGTTCGCCATGGGCTCCCTGACCAAGGCACATTTGCCAATCCCGATAACGATCCCCGCGGGCCGTGGCGATCTGCTCCCATGTCGGTGCAGGCAGGTCATGCTACTCAAAATCAGTTTTATACGGTAGTTACCCCCAGTGGCGCACGCCATGATCCACCACCAGGCCGATGCTGGACTTTTTCCAAGATGCGTCTGGAGGAACTTGTTCGTGACGGCCGTGTCTACTGGCCTAGGGGGGGTGCTGGTAAACCTCGGTTGAAGCGATACGAAAGCGAAAGCGGAGGCCTTGCACCATTCACGATCTGGACCGCAGACGAGGTGGGAGATACTGCGAGTGCAAAAAAGGAGTTACTTAGGGACTTTCCGGGCGGGCCGGTGTTTGACACACCGAAACCGGAGAAGCTTCTCGAGCGAATAATTAAAATTGGTAGCGATCCAGGCGATACGGTTTTAGATTACTACTTGGGATCGGGAACAACCGCTGTCGTTGCTCAGCGCTTGGGTCGTAATTGGATTGGCGTAGAACAGAACGAAAGTGTTGTCGAGGAATACGTCATTCCGAGACTTCGGCGTGGAAGCGTTGTTCTCCGGGAGGTGCTTTGGCGCGTTACTAACGTTTGGTAG
- a CDS encoding FadR/GntR family transcriptional regulator has protein sequence MALLVLNRRVGAVVQGPGRWNVYDPRIICCRLNGPGRSDHFRSLTQLPRAAEPVSASLAARHASAAQRTRIAELAVDLRHLDFLAVDIECHHLILEASGNDMFCALREAITEIHTGRTHQRRMPRMPRRHALKTHEQAADAARNGESAGAEMMSLLARSAEHSNKELFPMAALSHAPSWGLQANNGAVKPITHAAVRKPPILATKAEN, from the coding sequence ATGGCGCTCCTCGTGCTGAACCGCCGCGTGGGCGCCGTGGTGCAGGGCCCGGGCCGCTGGAACGTCTACGACCCGCGCATCATCTGCTGCCGCCTCAACGGCCCCGGCCGCTCGGACCACTTCCGCTCCCTCACCCAGCTGCCCCGCGCAGCCGAGCCGGTCTCGGCGTCACTGGCCGCGCGCCACGCATCGGCCGCTCAGCGCACGCGCATCGCCGAGCTCGCAGTGGATCTACGCCACCTCGACTTCCTCGCCGTCGATATCGAGTGTCACCACCTGATCCTCGAGGCCAGCGGCAACGACATGTTTTGCGCCCTCCGCGAGGCGATCACGGAGATCCATACCGGCCGCACGCACCAGAGGCGGATGCCGCGGATGCCGCGGCGGCATGCGCTCAAGACCCATGAGCAGGCGGCGGATGCGGCCCGCAACGGCGAATCGGCTGGGGCGGAGATGATGTCGCTGCTGGCGAGGTCAGCAGAACACTCAAATAAGGAGCTTTTCCCGATGGCCGCGTTAAGTCATGCCCCTTCATGGGGGCTGCAAGCAAACAATGGGGCAGTCAAGCCAATCACACATGCGGCAGTAAGGAAGCCACCCATCTTGGCGACAAAAGCCGAAAATTGA